A part of Halobaculum sp. MBLA0143 genomic DNA contains:
- a CDS encoding oxaloacetate decarboxylase, with translation MNPSELDQEVFDRDVDNPQGREFRRLLEEDQFVFAPGLYHALDARMAEMAGLDAVYMSGYSTVLGQFGFPDLEMVTMTEMVENAKRIAEATNLPVVADCDTGYGGVHNVRRAVREYEKAGVAAVHIEDQTTPKRCGHVAGKQIVDREEAVARFEAAVDARQSDDTVVIARTDAYGSANGDWEEHLERGRLYADAGVDLVWPEMPDPSREDAVEYAETLHETHPEIDLAFNYSSSFEWSAEDDPLTFEELGDLGYKYIFVTLFALHSGAHAVYEDMSAAAEGDEEAQFDLESRYVGHETESHHALSFVDRFQEIEREFDPEAAERIENSAGFAEDQQDPISTDDREEEELTTSQD, from the coding sequence GGGACGCGAGTTCCGGCGGCTGTTGGAGGAAGACCAGTTCGTGTTCGCGCCCGGGCTGTACCACGCCCTAGACGCCCGAATGGCGGAGATGGCCGGGCTAGACGCCGTCTACATGTCCGGCTACTCCACGGTGCTGGGGCAGTTCGGCTTCCCGGACCTGGAGATGGTGACGATGACGGAGATGGTGGAGAACGCAAAGCGGATCGCGGAGGCGACGAACCTCCCGGTCGTCGCCGACTGTGACACCGGCTACGGCGGCGTCCACAACGTCCGGCGGGCCGTCCGCGAGTACGAGAAGGCCGGCGTCGCCGCCGTCCACATCGAAGACCAGACGACGCCGAAGCGGTGTGGCCACGTCGCCGGCAAGCAGATCGTCGACCGCGAGGAGGCGGTCGCCAGGTTCGAGGCGGCCGTCGACGCCCGCCAGTCCGACGACACCGTCGTCATCGCCCGGACGGACGCCTACGGCTCCGCCAACGGCGACTGGGAGGAACACCTCGAACGGGGCCGGCTGTACGCCGACGCCGGCGTCGACCTCGTCTGGCCGGAGATGCCCGACCCTTCGCGCGAGGACGCCGTGGAGTACGCCGAGACGCTCCACGAGACTCACCCGGAGATCGACCTCGCGTTCAACTACTCCTCGTCGTTCGAGTGGTCCGCCGAGGACGACCCGCTCACGTTCGAGGAGCTGGGCGACCTGGGCTACAAGTACATCTTCGTCACTCTGTTCGCGCTCCACTCCGGCGCCCACGCCGTCTACGAGGACATGTCCGCGGCCGCCGAGGGCGACGAGGAGGCGCAGTTCGACCTAGAGAGCCGCTACGTCGGCCACGAGACGGAGAGCCACCACGCGCTGTCGTTCGTCGACCGGTTCCAGGAGATCGAACGGGAGTTCGACCCGGAGGCCGCAGAACGCATCGAGAACTCCGCCGGCTTCGCCGAGGATCAACAGGACCCCATCTCCACCGACGACCGCGAAGAAGAGGAGCTGACGACCTCACAGGACTGA